From one Cyanobacterium stanieri PCC 7202 genomic stretch:
- a CDS encoding protein of unknown function DUF790 (PFAM: Protein of unknown function (DUF790)~COGs: COG3372 conserved hypothetical protein~InterPro IPR008508~KEGG: cyt:cce_2289 hypothetical protein~PFAM: protein of unknown function DUF790~SPTR: DUF790-containing protein), protein MLKTDLLMYRFDGETIIPKKLPLNKNNLFLACEQIDCFQTCVGKTQAYLDNKLKELEGDSPDYRLKRGLAHLLKNHFSTFEIVSPLVPAKLREMVFSHSAESLPIPDNKESVLNAIALNLSKKLEKEVLPHEIEQGLYADLQENRILTQFDSPQPETLIHRYNLSQVQGIFYRASEITIHAHRNQPGEYKQLFRYLKLFELMVYVEGDADTGFTITMDGPTSLFKPSTRYGLALAKMIPALLHVRKWSLEAKLRMKDNYTNRIKEKRFHLDDSCDLVSHYSVNTTYDSLLEESFAKRWAKIDTPWRLEREVDLLPVPGSVMIPDFRLVHPDGRDFLLEIVGYWSPQYLQKKFYQAQKVERDNLILAISERLNLAKAGVNFKELPNKLVWFKNKLSPQDVLSIINP, encoded by the coding sequence ATGCTAAAAACAGACTTATTAATGTATCGTTTTGATGGAGAAACGATTATCCCTAAAAAATTACCCCTTAATAAAAATAATCTTTTTTTAGCCTGTGAGCAAATAGATTGTTTTCAAACTTGTGTGGGTAAAACTCAAGCCTATTTAGATAATAAACTTAAAGAATTAGAAGGAGATAGCCCCGATTATCGTCTCAAAAGAGGGTTAGCGCATCTACTCAAAAATCACTTTAGCACCTTTGAAATTGTTAGCCCCCTAGTACCTGCCAAACTAAGGGAAATGGTTTTTTCCCACAGTGCCGAGTCTTTACCTATACCCGATAATAAAGAATCTGTTTTAAATGCGATCGCCCTTAATCTTAGCAAAAAATTAGAAAAAGAAGTATTACCCCACGAAATCGAACAAGGCTTATACGCAGACTTACAAGAAAACCGCATCCTTACCCAATTTGACTCCCCCCAACCCGAAACCCTCATCCACCGTTACAACCTTTCCCAAGTACAAGGCATATTTTACCGTGCCAGTGAAATTACCATCCACGCCCACCGCAATCAACCGGGAGAATATAAACAACTATTTCGCTACCTAAAACTATTTGAACTCATGGTATATGTAGAAGGAGATGCCGACACAGGCTTTACTATTACCATGGATGGCCCCACCAGCCTTTTTAAACCCAGTACCCGTTACGGTTTAGCCCTTGCCAAGATGATACCTGCCCTCTTGCACGTACGAAAATGGAGTTTAGAAGCCAAATTGAGAATGAAAGATAACTACACCAACCGCATCAAAGAAAAACGCTTTCACCTCGATGACAGTTGCGATTTAGTTAGCCATTATAGTGTCAATACCACCTACGATAGTTTATTAGAAGAATCCTTCGCCAAAAGGTGGGCAAAAATTGATACTCCATGGCGCCTTGAAAGGGAAGTGGATTTATTACCCGTGCCGGGGAGTGTGATGATTCCTGATTTTCGTTTGGTGCATCCTGACGGTAGAGATTTCTTATTGGAAATCGTCGGTTATTGGAGTCCTCAATATTTACAAAAAAAATTTTATCAAGCTCAAAAAGTAGAGCGAGACAATTTAATTTTAGCTATTTCTGAACGGTTAAATCTTGCCAAGGCGGGGGTAAATTTTAAAGAGTTGCCTAATAAGCTAGTTTGGTTTAAAAATAAATTATCCCCTCAAGATGTATTAAGTATTATTAACCCATAA
- a CDS encoding putative colanic acid biosynthesis acetyltransferase WcaF (PFAM: Bacterial transferase hexapeptide (three repeats)~COGs: COG0110 Acetyltransferase (isoleucine patch superfamily)~InterPro IPR001451~KEGG: cyc:PCC7424_1176 putative colanic acid biosynthesis acetyltransferase WcaF~SPTR: Transferase hexapeptide repeat containing protein) encodes MTNHEPITPIDNQNPILYDQPWFNLSKYNQDHFDRGKPQWFIFLWWIVEGIIFPLTPHNFYGVRRVLLQLFGAKIGKGVIIRSSARFLYPWKVEIGDYSWIGDRTYFYSLDKITIGSHTVISQHNYLCTGSHDYNTASFNLITSPITISNGVWIASHCFVAPGVKIGANTVIGARSTVLDNIPSAKLAWGTPCKVKGNRTPPH; translated from the coding sequence ATGACTAATCACGAACCTATTACGCCCATAGATAACCAAAATCCTATCTTATATGACCAACCTTGGTTTAACCTTAGTAAATACAATCAAGATCATTTTGACAGGGGCAAACCTCAGTGGTTTATATTTTTGTGGTGGATTGTGGAAGGTATTATTTTTCCTCTTACCCCCCATAATTTTTATGGAGTCAGACGGGTATTATTACAACTTTTTGGGGCAAAAATTGGTAAGGGGGTAATTATTCGCTCTAGTGCTAGATTTTTGTACCCTTGGAAGGTGGAAATCGGTGATTATAGTTGGATAGGCGATCGCACCTACTTTTATAGTTTAGATAAAATTACCATAGGCTCTCACACTGTCATTTCTCAACACAATTATTTATGTACAGGAAGCCATGATTATAATACAGCAAGTTTCAATCTAATTACATCCCCTATTACCATCAGTAACGGCGTTTGGATAGCTAGTCATTGTTTTGTGGCCCCGGGAGTAAAAATCGGTGCAAATACTGTTATTGGCGCCCGTAGCACCGTTTTAGACAATATTCCCAGTGCCAAACTAGCTTGGGGTACTCCTTGCAAAGTTAAGGGCAATCGCACTCCACCCCATTAG
- a CDS encoding glucose-1-phosphate adenylyltransferase (PFAM: Nucleotidyl transferase~TIGRFAM: glucose-1-phosphate adenylyltransferase~COGs: COG0448 ADP-glucose pyrophosphorylase~InterPro IPR005836:IPR005835:IPR011831~KEGG: cyt:cce_0987 glucose-1-phosphate adenylyltransferase~PFAM: Nucleotidyl transferase~SPTR: Glucose-1-phosphate adenylyltransferase;~TIGRFAM: glucose-1-phosphate adenylyltransferase) produces the protein MNKVLGIILGGGAGTRLYPLTKLRAKPAVPLAGKYRLIDIPISNCINSEILKIYVLTQFNSASLNRHVSRAYNFSGFSDGFVEVLAAQQTKENPDWFQGTADAVRQYIWLFDEWDIDEYIILSGDHLYRMDYSKFVEHHRKTNADITISVVPIDEKRAEAFGLMKIDDSGRITDFSEKPKGDALRQMAVDTSILGLSPEQAQEKPYIASMGIYVFKKEVLRKLLTENPDQTDFGKEIIPYAAKDHNIQAYLFKGYWEDIGTIEAFYDANLSLTNQPQPSFSFYDEKAPIYTRSRYLPPTKLLDSQVTQSIIGEGCIIKECRINHCVLGVRTRIETNCVVEDTLIMGADLYEPYTVRQAKLKEGGVPIGIGANSIVRRAIVDKNARIGQNVQIINKDRVEEANREDEGFLIRNGIVVVIKNASIADNTII, from the coding sequence GTGAATAAAGTACTTGGTATTATCTTAGGAGGCGGTGCAGGTACCAGACTGTATCCCCTGACTAAATTAAGAGCCAAACCAGCAGTACCTTTGGCGGGAAAATATCGCCTAATTGATATTCCTATCAGTAACTGTATTAACTCGGAAATTTTAAAAATATATGTTTTAACTCAATTTAACTCTGCTTCTTTGAATCGTCATGTAAGTAGAGCTTACAATTTTTCTGGGTTTAGTGATGGTTTTGTGGAAGTATTAGCCGCCCAACAAACCAAGGAAAATCCTGACTGGTTCCAAGGTACAGCCGATGCGGTACGTCAATATATCTGGCTTTTTGATGAGTGGGATATTGATGAATATATTATCCTTTCTGGGGATCATCTCTATCGCATGGATTACAGTAAATTTGTGGAACACCACCGCAAAACTAATGCTGATATTACCATTTCGGTAGTTCCCATCGACGAAAAAAGAGCCGAGGCTTTCGGTTTAATGAAGATTGATGACTCTGGCAGAATTACCGATTTTAGCGAAAAGCCTAAAGGTGATGCCCTCAGACAAATGGCAGTAGATACCAGCATTTTAGGTTTAAGCCCTGAACAGGCTCAAGAAAAGCCTTATATTGCTTCTATGGGTATCTATGTATTCAAAAAAGAGGTATTACGCAAGTTATTAACCGAAAACCCTGATCAAACCGATTTTGGTAAAGAAATTATCCCCTATGCGGCAAAGGATCATAATATCCAAGCCTATTTATTCAAGGGTTATTGGGAAGATATTGGAACTATTGAGGCTTTCTACGATGCCAACCTTTCTTTGACTAATCAGCCTCAGCCTTCTTTCAGTTTCTATGACGAGAAAGCACCTATCTATACACGCTCTCGTTATTTACCCCCTACCAAGTTACTCGATTCTCAGGTGACTCAATCTATTATCGGTGAGGGTTGTATTATCAAGGAGTGTCGCATTAACCACTGTGTTTTAGGGGTGAGAACTCGCATTGAAACTAATTGTGTGGTGGAAGATACTTTAATTATGGGTGCTGATTTATATGAGCCTTATACCGTCAGACAGGCTAAATTAAAAGAAGGCGGTGTACCTATTGGTATCGGTGCTAATTCCATTGTACGTCGTGCGATCGTTGATAAAAATGCTCGTATTGGTCAAAATGTGCAAATCATCAATAAGGATAGGGTTGAGGAAGCCAACCGAGAGGATGAGGGATTTTTAATCCGTAATGGTATTGTGGTTGTTATTAAAAATGCTTCTATTGCTGATAATACTATTATTTAA
- a CDS encoding Methyltransferase type 11 (PFAM: Methyltransferase domain~COGs: COG2226 Methylase involved in ubiquinone/menaquinone biosynthesis~InterPro IPR013216~KEGG: cyp:PCC8801_3864 methyltransferase type 11~PFAM: Methyltransferase type 11~SPTR: Methyltransferase type 11): MTTNTIKPENNFSTTVINTLLGIKPLANFAKSRARKMIISRAETIGVNWYENIASLESRDWSEDIAAVENKAVDYPEYYFRSFHAYDQGNLEWKAAWELESAAYSVHSTIFSKEPKLEGDRTLRRNYHKVLEREISENPQNILDMGCGVGLSTFALQEKYPDAKVTGLDLSPYFLAVAKHQAQQKNYDIQWHHNQAENTHLSSASFDLVSHFLMFHELPQFAAKNILQEAHRLIKTGGYLGIMDMNPQSEAYQKMPRYVLTLLKSTEPYLDQYFSLDIEKELLNIGFEQPKIIPISKRHRAIVARKK, from the coding sequence ATGACCACTAATACTATTAAACCAGAGAATAATTTTAGTACCACTGTTATTAATACTTTGTTAGGGATTAAACCCCTTGCTAATTTTGCCAAGAGTCGCGCCAGAAAGATGATTATTAGTCGGGCGGAAACTATTGGGGTTAATTGGTATGAAAATATTGCCAGTCTGGAGAGTCGGGATTGGAGTGAGGATATAGCTGCGGTGGAAAATAAGGCGGTGGATTATCCTGAGTATTATTTTAGATCTTTTCATGCTTATGATCAGGGCAATCTGGAGTGGAAGGCGGCTTGGGAATTGGAGTCGGCGGCTTATAGTGTTCATTCGACCATTTTTTCTAAGGAGCCAAAATTAGAGGGCGATCGCACTTTGCGCCGTAATTATCATAAAGTATTAGAAAGGGAAATTAGTGAGAATCCTCAGAATATTTTAGATATGGGCTGTGGAGTGGGTTTAAGTACCTTTGCTCTACAAGAAAAATACCCCGATGCTAAGGTTACAGGGTTGGACTTATCCCCCTATTTTTTGGCGGTGGCAAAACATCAAGCCCAGCAAAAAAATTATGATATTCAATGGCATCATAATCAGGCAGAAAATACTCATTTATCATCCGCATCTTTTGATCTAGTTTCTCATTTTTTAATGTTCCATGAATTGCCCCAATTTGCCGCTAAAAATATTTTACAAGAAGCCCATCGTTTAATAAAAACTGGGGGTTATCTGGGTATTATGGACATGAATCCTCAATCAGAAGCCTATCAAAAAATGCCTCGTTATGTGCTAACTTTATTAAAAAGTACCGAGCCTTATTTGGATCAATATTTTAGTTTAGATATTGAAAAAGAGTTACTAAATATAGGCTTTGAACAGCCCAAAATTATTCCCATTAGTAAACGGCACAGGGCGATCGTTGCTAGGAAAAAATAA